Sequence from the Salinicoccus sp. Bachu38 genome:
GCCATAACCAGCGTCTCATCAAAGAGCATCAGGTGGCACGGGAGTATATTGCAGAAGGCAGACTCGGCAAAATCTATTCATTCCGTACGGCGTTCGGCCATCCTGGGCCGGAAGACTGGAGTGTGGATGGCAAGGAGAGCTGGTTCTTCAAGGAAGAGGAAGCGGCGATGGGCGCGATGGGGGACCTCGGAGTGCACAAGGCGGACCTTATGCGCTATATCCTCGGTGAAGAGGTCGTGGACGTAGGCGGCTTCATATCCAAGGAAGCGAAGGATTTTTCCAATGTAGATGATAATGCAGTGTGCATTCTGCGCACCGAATCGAACATCATCGGCACATTGCAGGCCAGCTGGTCATTCTATGGAGAAGAGGACAATTCGACCATCATCTATGGAGAGAAAGGCGTACTCAGCCTGCTTGCAGATTCCGAGCATTCTTTCATTTTCACAGGCAGGGATGGCGAAGTCGTCAAAGAGAACTACGGCGGCATACAGACGAATGATGAAGCGGGCCAGAAGAAGAAGTCGCTGGTCATGGATGCCTTCATCAATGCCCTCGTGAATGAAGAGCGTGTGCCCGTCACGGCAGAGGATGCGAAAAAATCCGTTGAAATCATTCTGGATGCTTTTGAGTCCGATCATACGAAGAAAATCATTACTGGAGAATAGGTGTTGCAAATGTCTAAAATCAGACTGGGTTTCATTGGTGTTGGAGGAATAGCGACCGGACGTCATATTCCTACATTCAGAACATTCGACGAGGTGGAGATTACAGCAGTCCAGGATGTCAATCAGGAACGGGCGATGAAAGTGGCGAATGAACTCAACATCCCCGAAGTGTGCTCCACAGTTGAGGACATGTATCCATATGTGGATGCGGTTGTCGTCTCTACGCCGAATAAATATCATGCGTCGATCAGCATCGATGCCATGAACAATGGCAAGCATGTCCTTTGCGAAAAGCCGATGGCCATGACGACAGAGGAGTGCAATGCGATGATTGAAGCGGAGGAGCGCAATGGTGTAAAGCTGCATATCGCCTATCATTACCGCTTCATGAAGGAGGCCATTGCAGCCAAGAAAATTATCGAACGCGGTACCATCGGGAACCCGCTGGTGGTCCGTGTGAAGGGGCTCAGGCGCAGGAAGGTGCCGGGTTGGGGCGTCTTCACCAACCAGGAGCTCCAGGGCGGCGGCGCACTGATCGACTATGGATGCCATCTCCTCGATCTGGCGATGTACCTCATGGGTGATGTCAAACCGGTGGAAGTATCCAGCGCGACCTATAATCAGCTGAGCCGTACGAATACGGTCAACGAATGGGGCCACTTCAACAGGGATGCCTTTGAAGTGGAAGACCATGTCAGTGCCTTCATCCGCTTCAACAATGGTGCATCGATGCTCTTTGAAACGAGCTGGGCTGCGAACATTCCTGAAGATGAGAACCATATCAGCATTTCAGGTGCCAAGGCGGGCCTCGATGTATTCGATATGAAGGTGAACCAGGCCGATGAGGACCTGATGACGACGATGCGCATCGACTATATAAAAGTGGATGAGCCCTACAGCAGGCTTCAGGCGGAAAATTTCATTTCAGCAATCAAATACAATACCCCGCTGACGGTGAAGTCAGTAGAGGCGAAAGAAGTATCCAAAATTATCGAAGCAATATATCTGAGTTCGAAAGAACAGAGGAGCATCAGACTTTAGGAGGCAAACAGATGAAACTGGGAGTATTCAATCCGCTGTTCCAGAACATGGAACTTGAAGAAATGCTCGATTATATCAAAGCATCCGGACTGGATGCGGTGGAAATCGGTACCGGCGGCTACCCTGGAGACAAGCATTGCAATGTCGACGAATTGCTTGGATCCGAGGCGGCAAGAGAGGCATACTTGGAGAAATTCACATCACGGGGCCTGATCATCAGTGCCTTCAGCTGCCATGGGAATCCAATCTCTCCGGATGAAGTGTTCCGCAGGGAATCGGATGAGATACTGCGCAAGTCGATCAAATTGGCAAACATGATGGACGTTCCTGTAGTCAA
This genomic interval carries:
- a CDS encoding Gfo/Idh/MocA family protein, which produces MIMIKVGIIGCGSIGVKRHIAEYNENENVKLVAFCDPVIDRAEAQRKIYGGEAYEDYRDLLADDNVEAVSVCTPNYMHAEISIAALEAGKHVLCEKPMGIAMDEMDRMIAAENKSDGQLMVGHNQRLIKEHQVAREYIAEGRLGKIYSFRTAFGHPGPEDWSVDGKESWFFKEEEAAMGAMGDLGVHKADLMRYILGEEVVDVGGFISKEAKDFSNVDDNAVCILRTESNIIGTLQASWSFYGEEDNSTIIYGEKGVLSLLADSEHSFIFTGRDGEVVKENYGGIQTNDEAGQKKKSLVMDAFINALVNEERVPVTAEDAKKSVEIILDAFESDHTKKIITGE
- a CDS encoding Gfo/Idh/MocA family protein, which encodes MSKIRLGFIGVGGIATGRHIPTFRTFDEVEITAVQDVNQERAMKVANELNIPEVCSTVEDMYPYVDAVVVSTPNKYHASISIDAMNNGKHVLCEKPMAMTTEECNAMIEAEERNGVKLHIAYHYRFMKEAIAAKKIIERGTIGNPLVVRVKGLRRRKVPGWGVFTNQELQGGGALIDYGCHLLDLAMYLMGDVKPVEVSSATYNQLSRTNTVNEWGHFNRDAFEVEDHVSAFIRFNNGASMLFETSWAANIPEDENHISISGAKAGLDVFDMKVNQADEDLMTTMRIDYIKVDEPYSRLQAENFISAIKYNTPLTVKSVEAKEVSKIIEAIYLSSKEQRSIRL